Proteins from a genomic interval of Polyodon spathula isolate WHYD16114869_AA chromosome 1, ASM1765450v1, whole genome shotgun sequence:
- the LOC121324345 gene encoding adhesion G protein-coupled receptor A3-like: protein MKRTGVDLLQFVVFVLVGSGCLGLSSVCKPNDERKYTGKTPSSPETLDRKVVCSNMELDQVVPPGTLPNWIVTLILSNNKIQELKNGSFIGLSVLERLDLKNNLISIIEPGAFLGMSALKRLDLSNNKIGCLNADMFKGLQSLLRLNLSGNKFSSLSQGAFDSLGSLKALEFQTPFLLCDCNLVWLIRWLKERSICVRESRCSYPRSLQSQLVTDIKPELLTCDAPLELPSFQMTPSYRQIVFEGDSLPFQCKVSYIDQDMQVLWYQDGKMVEPNVTQGIFIKKNMVQNCSLIESELTISNIRSGSTGNWECRVRTSRGNNTRTVHIVVLESSAQYCPAEKVVNNKGSFRWPRTFSGITAYHLCARYSAGSGVFPGGYPDERRAWRQCDRGGFWAEEDYSRCQYENDVTRVLYIINQMPLNLTNAVTTARQLLAYTMEAANFSDKMDVIFVADLIEKFGRFAEKYKELGDVMVDIASNIMLADERVLWMAQREAKACTRIVECLQRIARYRLASGVQVYSTYSPNIALEAYVIKSSSFTGMTCTVFQKVTFGDRTGLGEFGRRDPDINLDKQLSFKCNVTNTLSSLALKNTIVEASVQLPSTLFSQQADSGQAEDVVYKLQLIAFRNGKLFQATGNSTALADHGKRRAVATPVILSKIDGHDLKNLLNPVNVTLRRIAHGVDAVAASWNFSLLNGQGGWETDGCHILYSDDNVTTIQCNSLCNYAVLMDLKGVEYFTQSADHLHPVIYAAAVILLLCLLVIIVSYLYHHSLIRISSKSWHMLVNLCFHIFLTCVMFVGGVSQSKNRSVCQAVGIILHYSTLATFLWVGVTARNIYKQVTRKAKQCEDLEEPPPPPRPMLRFYLIGGGIPVIVCGITAAANIKNYGSQVNASFCWMAWEPSLGAFYGPAGFIIFVNCMYFLSIFIQLKRHPERKYELKEPAEEQQGLATNEHGETNLTDSMSMSQGNYSVVSVSALENEHTFQAQLFGASLTLPLFVVLWLFGALSVSMDYPMDLVFSCLFGLVALGLGAFLVVHHCVNREDVRRCWIAACCPGRSTYSMQVNIQLTDSSNSNGDAPKCTNSSAESSCTNKSASSIKNSSQACKLTNLQAEAAQCKPNPVPSNTAAQLDNSLTEHSVDNEIKMHVSPIEVQFRPNGHPGRHHKNRTRAHRASRLTVLREYAHDVSTSVEGSMQNYFPKNRQSNYDSHTKSRRAAYLAAYRERHQSQCQQDSSDASTTLPKYSRSTDRGGGGGKCGKGGIPNNRDSLKQPIMVELDSQQKSYGLNLASQNGLLKDSGHDVPLLNADNTGNIRTGLWKHETTV, encoded by the exons AGACCTCAAAAACAACCTTATAAGCATTATTGAGCCAGGGGCTTTTCTGGGGATGTCTGCCCTGAAGAGACT GGATTTGTCTAATAACAAAATTGGTTGCCTCAATGCGGACATGTTTAAAGGTCTCCAGAGTCTTCTCAGACT AAACCTTTCAGGGAATAAGTTTTCTTCTTTGTCACAAGGGGCTTTTGACAGTCTTggctcactcaaggctct AGAGTTCCAGACACCGTTTTTGCTCTGTGACTGCAATCTGGTTTGGCTGATACGATGGCTGAAGGAGAGGAGTATATGTGTGCGTGAAAGCAGGTGTTCCTATCCGAGGTCTTTGCAGAGCCAGCTTGTGACTGACATCAAACCAGAGCTCTTGACATGTG aTGCTCCTCTTGAGTTACCATCTTTCCAGATGACCCCATCTTATCGACAAATAGTGTTTGAGGGCGACAGCCTCCCATTCCAGTGCAAGGTTTCCTATATTGATCAGGACATGCAGGTGCTATGGTATCAAGATGGCAAAATGGTGGAACCAAATGTGACCCAGGGCATTTTCATCAAAAAGAACATGGTTCAGAACTGCTCCTTGATTGAAAG TGAACTGACCATTTCCAATATCCGGAGTGGCTCAACAGGGAACTGGGAGTGCCGGGTTCGAACAAGTCGTGGGAACAACACAAGAACAGTTCACATCGTAGTGTTGGAGAGCTCCGCTCAGTATTGTCCTGCGGAGAAGGTGGTGAATAACAAGGGGAGTTTTAG GTGGCCAAGGACTTTTTCAGGCATCACTGCGTACCACCTTTGTGCCCGCTACTCGGCAGGCAGTGGGGTTTTCCCTGGTGGGTATCCTGATGAGAGGAGGGCCTGGCGGCAATGTGACCGTGGTGGATTTTGGGCGGAAGAAGACTACTCCCGATGTCAGTATGAAAATGATGTCACACGTGTGCTGTACATAATTAACcag ATGCCTCTAAACCTCACAAATGCTGTCACAACCGCACGGCAGCTACTGGCTTATACTATGGAAGCAGCAAACTTCTCTGACAAGATGGACGTCATCTTTGTGGCTGATTTGATTGAAAAGTTTGGAAGATTTGCAGAGAAGTACAAAGAG CTCGGAGACGTTATGGTAGACATTGCTAGTAACATCATGCTGGCAGATGAGCGTGTGCTATGGATGGCTCAGAGGGAGGCTAAGGCCTGCACCAGGATAGTGGAGTGCTTGCAGAGGATCGCCAGATATAGACTGGCAAGCGGGGTCCAGGTTTATTCCACG tattctCCAAACATTGCCCTGGAAGCGTATGTGATCAAGTCCAGCAGTTTCACTGGGATGACCTGCACTGTGTTCCAGAAAGTTACTTTTGGAGACCGGACAGGTCTGGGGGAATTTGGAAGAAGAGATCCAGATATTAACCTTGACAAACAGCTCAGCTTTAAATGCAATGTCACCAACACACTATCCAGCCTGGCGCTCAAG AATACAATTGTGGAAGCCTCTGTACAGCTGCCCTCAACTCTCTTCTCCCAGCAAGCTGATTCGGGTCAGGCAGAGGATGTCGTTTACAAACTGCAGCTCATAGCCTTCAGGAATGGTAAACTCTTTCAAGCTACAGGGAATTCAACAGCACTGGCTGACCATGGAAAGAGGAGAGCTGTGGCAACCCCTGTCATCCTGTCAAAGATAG ATGGTCATGATTTGAAAAACCTGCTCAACCCTGTCAACGTGACTCTCCGGCGCATTGCACATGGAGTGGACGCTGTGGCAGCAAGCTGGAATTTCAGCCTGCTCAATGGACAGGGAGGCTGGGAAACTGATGGCTGCCATATTCTCTACTCTGATGACAATGTCACCACTATCCAGTGCAATTCCCTCTGTAATTATGCAGTACTAATG GATTTGAAAGGAGTTGAATATTTCACCCAGTCTGCTGATCATCTTCACCCAGTCATCTATGCTGCTGCTGTCATATTGCTTCTGTGCCTCCTGGTTATAATTGTCAGCTACTTATATCATCACAG tttgATCCGGATAAGCAGCAAGAGCTGGCACATGCTTGTCAATCTGTGTTTTCATATTTTCCTGACGTGTGTGATGTTTGTCGGAGGTGTCAGTCAGTCCAAGAACAGAAGTGTCTGCCAAGCT GTTGGTATTATTCTGCACTACTCCACCCTGGCTACTTTCCTGTGGGTGGGGGTGACTGCACGGAATATCTACAAGCAGGTGACGAGAAAGGCCAAGCAGTGTGAAGATCTGGAGGAGCCACCCCCCCCTCCACGGCCCATGCTTAG aTTTTACCTGATTGGAGGGGGCATCCCTGTTATTGTCTGTGGAATCACAGCAGCAGCCAATATAAAGAATTATGGGAGCCAAGTGAATGCATCATT CTGTTGGATGGCATGGGAGCCCAGTCTAGGAGCGTTTTATGGACCTGCAGGCTTCATCATCTTCGTCAACTGCATGTATTTCCTCAGCATCTTCATCCAGTTAAAGAGACACCCAGAACGAAAGTATGAGCTGAAGGAGCCAGCTGAGGAACAGCAGGGGCTGGCGACAAATGAGCATGGGGAGACCAACCTCACTGATTCCATGTCGATGTCCCAAGGGAACTACTCTGTTGTTTCTGTCTCCGCACTAGAGAACGAGCACACGTTTCAAGCCCAGCTCTTTGGGGCCAGCTTGACCCTTCCTTTGTTTGTTGTCTTGTGGCTTTTTGGAGCTCTGTCGGTCTCAATGGATTATCCCATGGATCTTGTCTTCAGCTGTCTCTTTGGGCTGGTAGCATTGGGTCTCGGTGCCTTTTTAGTGGTTCATCATTGCGTTAACAGAGAAGATGTCCGTCGTTGCTGGATAGCTGCCTGTTGTCCTGGAAGGAGCACATACTCCATGCAGGTCAACATCCAACTGACAGATTCCAGTAACAGCAATGGGGATGCCCCCAAGTGCACCAACAGCAGCGCAGAGTCGTCCTGCACAAACAAAAGTGCATCCAGCATAAAAAATTCCTCCCAGGCCTGCAAGCTGACAAATTTGCAGGCTGAGGCAGCTCAGTGCAAGCCAAATCCAGTGCCCAGCAACACAGCCGCACAGCTGGACAACAGCTTGACAGAGCACTCGGTGGacaatgaaatcaaaatgcaCGTGTCTCCAATTGAGGTGCAGTTCCGGCCTAATGGGCACCCTGGCAGGCACCATAAAAACAGAACTAGAGCCCACAGAGCTAGCAGGCTCACTGTGTTAAGAGAGTATGCACACGACGTTTCCACAAGTGTGGAAGGCAGCATGCAGAACTACTTCCCAAAGAATCGCCAAAGCAACTATGATAGTCATACAAAGAGCCGAAGAGCTGCCTACCTGGCTGCATACAGGGAACGACATCAAAGTCAATGCCAGCAAGACAGCAGTGATGCTAGCACAACACTGCCTAAATACAGCAGAAGTACAGACAGGGGGGGAGGTGGTGGCAAATGTGGAAAAGGTGGAATCCCCAACAACAGGGACAGCTTAAAGCAACCGATTATGGTTGAACTTGACAGCCAGCAAAAGTCATATGGCCTAAACCTGGCCAGTCAGAATGGACTGCTAAAAGACAGTGGGCACGATGTGCCATTACTAAATGCAGATAACACTGGCAATATAAGGACTGGATTATGGAAACATGAAACTACTGTGTAG